From a single Acidobacteriota bacterium genomic region:
- a CDS encoding protein kinase: MSTFAPGSTLGRYRIERLLGSGSMGEVYLAEDPQIGRRLAIKTLRFIGVRPEELDERQKRFMQEARTAGSLNHPRLVTLFDAGEDDGFFFLAFEYVPGSDLADRLRSEPPLTLGEALIIATQTCEGLDHAHRHGVIHRDIKPSNILLDAEGQVKISDFGIAKMVGQNTELTVTGSVMGSPHYLSPEQIRGEELDGRCDLFALGVVLYEMLSREKPFAGESISTLVYQILQTEPRPLDELRPDLPPALQRVLRMLIAKNREDRFRTAREAADALTEVQGDLGTGPLSSVAAGDWELEPTQRLETGSMEVVSGSAETRPASSVPPPPPPPVPGSAPSTQSPVPPSPPAQIPPTQIPPTQPMEMSTPPAATPAGPAPGAPRRSVKLWMIIAAVTVVMILGLIVGAAVVRNLLVSGTRLAEQAVGATDEAGGESPAGTAAEGAPSVAGSESADIEAADTEGGEGETVGGLDDPLGLGVSASPDDFQNDPNGGWVPEGEATEEAPLEARPPAGAASERDLPAPGATPPTRQPTRAPDPDSSPPAGGQQPGRQTETPPAQVPRQPPPSTAPEIEPGAAEAEDLPAAAQAADREIRSGLRLSFRVQPQDAFALLDGVVIGRASQWSSASGNPYTLPDPGTYILTLRRAGMKDYRLRVVAQAGGSGVTPVVVRLEPRAASDLELSDLQIYRVREAIAFKVFPKTARVLVDGEPVGLAQRYNGGVGKRRWLELSRGMHRVSLVAPGHRRVDFAVDVGSGANDRRQKITVQLLPLGGGGGSTP; this comes from the coding sequence ATGAGCACCTTCGCCCCGGGCTCGACCCTCGGCCGCTACCGCATCGAGCGGCTGCTCGGGAGTGGTTCGATGGGCGAGGTGTATCTGGCCGAGGACCCGCAGATCGGGCGCCGCCTGGCGATCAAGACGCTGCGCTTCATCGGGGTGCGGCCGGAGGAGCTCGACGAGCGCCAGAAGCGCTTCATGCAGGAGGCGCGGACCGCCGGCAGTCTCAATCATCCGCGCCTGGTGACGCTGTTCGATGCCGGCGAGGACGATGGCTTTTTCTTTCTCGCCTTCGAGTACGTGCCCGGCTCCGACCTCGCCGACCGGTTGCGCAGTGAGCCGCCCTTGACTCTGGGCGAGGCCCTGATCATTGCCACCCAGACCTGCGAGGGCCTCGATCACGCCCATCGCCACGGCGTGATCCACCGCGACATCAAGCCGAGCAACATCCTGCTCGATGCCGAAGGGCAGGTGAAGATCAGCGACTTCGGCATCGCCAAGATGGTGGGTCAGAACACCGAGCTGACGGTCACCGGCTCGGTGATGGGCAGCCCCCATTACCTGTCGCCGGAGCAGATTCGCGGCGAGGAGCTCGATGGCCGCTGCGACCTGTTCGCTCTCGGCGTCGTGCTCTACGAGATGCTGAGCCGGGAGAAGCCCTTCGCCGGCGAGAGCATCAGCACGCTGGTCTACCAAATTCTGCAGACCGAGCCGCGGCCCCTCGACGAGCTGCGGCCGGACCTGCCGCCGGCGCTGCAGCGGGTGCTGCGCATGCTGATCGCAAAGAATCGGGAAGACCGCTTCCGCACCGCCCGCGAGGCCGCCGATGCCCTCACCGAAGTGCAGGGAGACCTCGGGACCGGACCGCTGAGCTCGGTGGCCGCCGGCGATTGGGAGCTCGAGCCGACGCAGCGCCTCGAGACCGGCTCGATGGAGGTGGTTTCCGGCTCGGCCGAAACCCGGCCGGCGTCATCGGTTCCGCCCCCACCGCCGCCGCCCGTGCCGGGCTCGGCGCCGTCGACGCAGTCTCCCGTGCCCCCGAGCCCGCCGGCGCAGATTCCGCCGACCCAGATCCCGCCGACCCAGCCGATGGAGATGTCGACGCCTCCAGCGGCGACACCGGCCGGTCCGGCCCCTGGCGCACCCCGTCGATCGGTGAAGCTCTGGATGATCATCGCAGCGGTGACGGTGGTGATGATCTTGGGATTGATCGTCGGCGCGGCGGTGGTGCGCAATCTCCTGGTGTCGGGGACTCGCCTCGCCGAGCAGGCAGTCGGCGCCACGGACGAAGCGGGCGGGGAGAGCCCTGCCGGGACGGCCGCCGAGGGCGCGCCTTCGGTGGCTGGATCCGAATCAGCCGACATCGAGGCGGCCGACACCGAAGGGGGTGAAGGCGAGACCGTCGGCGGTCTCGACGATCCTCTCGGTCTCGGGGTCTCGGCTTCGCCGGACGACTTCCAGAACGATCCCAACGGAGGTTGGGTGCCGGAGGGCGAAGCCACCGAGGAGGCGCCGCTCGAGGCTCGGCCGCCGGCCGGAGCTGCTTCGGAGCGAGACTTGCCTGCACCGGGAGCCACTCCGCCGACGCGCCAGCCGACCCGAGCGCCGGATCCGGATTCATCGCCGCCAGCCGGCGGCCAGCAACCGGGGCGGCAGACGGAGACTCCGCCGGCGCAGGTTCCGCGCCAGCCGCCGCCGTCGACGGCTCCGGAGATCGAACCCGGCGCGGCAGAAGCCGAAGATCTGCCGGCGGCGGCGCAGGCCGCCGATCGCGAGATCCGCAGCGGCTTGCGCTTGAGCTTCCGGGTCCAGCCGCAAGATGCCTTCGCCCTGCTCGATGGCGTGGTCATCGGACGTGCCAGTCAGTGGAGCTCCGCCAGCGGCAATCCCTACACCCTGCCGGATCCCGGTACCTACATCCTCACCCTGCGCCGTGCCGGCATGAAGGACTACCGCCTGCGAGTGGTGGCGCAGGCCGGCGGCAGCGGCGTGACCCCGGTGGTGGTGCGCCTCGAGCCGCGGGCGGCGAGCGACCTCGAGCTGTCCGACCTGCAGATCTACCGGGTGCGCGAGGCGATCGCCTTCAAGGTGTTCCCGAAGACGGCGCGGGTGCTGGTGGACGGGGAGCCGGTGGGCTTGGCGCAGCGCTACAACGGCGGCGTCGGCAAGCGGCGCTGGCTGGAGCTGTCGCGCGGCATGCACCGGGTGTCGCTGGTGGCGCCGGGACACCGCCGGGTCGACTTCGCCGTCGACGTCGGCTCGGGGGCGAACGATCGCCGCCAGAAAATCACCGTTCAACTGCTGCCCCTCGGGGGCGGTGGAGGAAGCACTCCTTGA
- a CDS encoding pitrilysin family protein, with protein MSQPLVPASLPAETQVERLPNGLTVGLLVNRQAPIVTSALWYRVGTRDEAPGRGGAAHFLEHMMFKGSRHYGPGEIDRRTQALGGANNAFTSHDSTAYYFNFARDRWREALAIEADRMAGLRLDPDEVASERQVILEEVAMYEDDPWDALGRAIEGELFRGHPYGLPVLGTRPELEVMGADELGGFHGDFYRPDNAVLVLAGDLPEDALAAVGEAFAEVAAGAKSRPELAAPEPLEELVRVERHHGELARLQLAFRVPAANHRDHPALRLLAALLGTGRASRLQRALVDDGQLCGGISVGLGETLDTGPFLISAEVLPGVEVERVEEVLLAELERLRREVPPEEELDRLRRVVSSDWVFAHERVHQQALAAGFELANFERGHLDRQMTRLLANDGDRLRRVAERYLVPENGAVLGLSLPNGAAA; from the coding sequence TTGAGTCAGCCCCTGGTGCCGGCATCACTGCCGGCCGAAACCCAGGTCGAGCGCCTGCCCAACGGCCTCACCGTCGGCCTGCTGGTCAATCGTCAAGCCCCCATCGTCACCTCCGCCCTCTGGTACCGCGTCGGCACCCGCGATGAAGCGCCCGGTCGCGGTGGAGCGGCCCACTTTCTCGAGCACATGATGTTCAAGGGCTCGCGTCACTACGGCCCTGGCGAGATCGACCGTCGCACCCAAGCCCTCGGCGGAGCGAACAACGCCTTCACCAGCCACGACAGCACGGCCTACTACTTCAATTTCGCACGCGACCGCTGGCGCGAAGCCCTCGCCATCGAGGCCGATCGCATGGCCGGCCTGCGGCTCGATCCGGACGAGGTGGCGAGCGAGCGCCAGGTGATTCTCGAAGAGGTGGCGATGTACGAGGACGATCCTTGGGACGCCCTCGGGCGGGCCATCGAAGGGGAGCTCTTCCGGGGCCATCCCTATGGCCTGCCGGTGCTCGGCACCCGGCCCGAGCTCGAGGTCATGGGGGCGGACGAGCTGGGCGGGTTCCATGGCGATTTCTATCGCCCGGACAACGCCGTTTTGGTGCTCGCCGGGGATTTGCCGGAGGATGCCCTGGCGGCGGTGGGGGAGGCCTTCGCGGAGGTTGCCGCGGGGGCGAAGTCACGGCCCGAGCTCGCGGCCCCTGAGCCCCTCGAGGAACTGGTGAGGGTCGAGCGCCACCACGGCGAGCTGGCGCGCCTGCAACTCGCCTTCCGGGTGCCGGCGGCGAACCACCGCGACCATCCGGCGTTGCGGTTGCTGGCGGCGCTCCTCGGCACCGGTCGGGCGAGCCGTTTGCAGCGCGCCCTGGTCGATGACGGTCAGCTCTGCGGCGGTATCAGCGTCGGCCTTGGCGAAACCCTCGATACGGGCCCTTTCCTGATCTCGGCGGAGGTCTTGCCGGGGGTCGAGGTGGAGCGCGTCGAGGAGGTGCTCTTGGCCGAGCTCGAGCGTCTCCGCCGGGAGGTTCCGCCGGAGGAAGAGCTCGATCGGCTGCGGCGAGTGGTGAGCTCCGACTGGGTGTTCGCCCACGAGCGCGTCCACCAGCAGGCGCTGGCGGCGGGTTTCGAGCTCGCCAACTTCGAGCGCGGTCATCTCGATCGCCAGATGACGCGCCTACTGGCCAACGATGGCGATCGCCTGCGGCGGGTGGCGGAGCGCTATCTGGTGCCGGAAAACGGTGCCGTGCTGGGGCTTTCCCTACCCAACGGGGCTGCCGCCTGA
- a CDS encoding pitrilysin family protein, with the protein MAEGAAPRLRVRRVTGAPVVAVRVWVAGGARREGPPGAALIAGRLLSEGTAERSWSEIAAAIEARGFALSSFGSYELHGLSLDGLAADWEWALDQAADLIYRASFPEDRCRWLTRQAAAELDSLADQPQVKTSWGFSEQLYRPHRRRLPVQGTSADLAALTAQQCAEFHRATLAAAPLVITVAGEIDESAVQSRLEQLFPPARGEGGALDSTPAPDGSAAARREVRFEAAGSGEQAHLFLGHLTVPRHHDDFDALDLLSVVLGSGSGLTGRIPDRIREQEGLAYTASAHAALGAGIDAGRLTAYVGTSVATVEQAERGVREELEKVLADGIRDDELESARSYLLGRLPFARETARQWADLLATAVLYDLPLDRPGWREQRLEGLDRGAVEAAARRHLDPQALRVTVGLPAG; encoded by the coding sequence ATGGCCGAAGGAGCCGCGCCCCGGCTGCGGGTGCGGCGGGTCACCGGTGCGCCGGTGGTGGCGGTGCGCGTTTGGGTTGCCGGCGGAGCGCGCCGGGAAGGCCCTCCCGGGGCCGCCTTGATCGCCGGCCGGCTGCTCAGCGAGGGCACCGCCGAGCGCTCCTGGAGCGAGATCGCCGCCGCCATCGAGGCGCGCGGCTTTGCGCTGTCGAGCTTCGGCAGCTACGAGCTTCACGGCCTCTCCCTCGATGGCCTGGCGGCGGACTGGGAGTGGGCCCTCGACCAGGCCGCCGATCTCATCTACCGGGCGAGCTTCCCGGAGGATCGCTGCCGCTGGCTGACCCGTCAGGCGGCGGCCGAGCTCGACAGCCTCGCCGATCAGCCCCAGGTGAAGACTTCCTGGGGCTTCAGCGAGCAGCTCTACCGGCCCCATCGTCGGCGGCTGCCGGTGCAGGGCACGTCGGCCGACCTGGCGGCGCTGACGGCGCAGCAGTGCGCCGAGTTCCATCGCGCCACCCTGGCGGCGGCGCCGCTGGTGATCACCGTCGCCGGCGAGATCGACGAGTCGGCAGTCCAGAGCCGCCTGGAGCAGCTCTTTCCGCCGGCGCGTGGCGAGGGCGGAGCGCTGGACTCGACGCCGGCGCCGGACGGCTCCGCCGCGGCTCGCCGCGAGGTGCGTTTCGAGGCCGCCGGATCCGGTGAGCAGGCCCACCTCTTCCTCGGCCACCTTACGGTGCCGCGGCACCACGACGACTTCGATGCCCTCGACCTGCTGTCGGTGGTGCTCGGCTCCGGCTCCGGCCTGACCGGCCGCATTCCCGACCGCATCCGCGAGCAGGAGGGGCTGGCCTACACCGCCAGTGCCCACGCCGCCCTGGGGGCGGGCATCGATGCCGGCCGGTTGACGGCCTATGTCGGCACCTCCGTGGCCACCGTCGAGCAGGCGGAGCGCGGCGTGCGCGAGGAGCTCGAAAAGGTGTTGGCCGACGGCATTCGCGACGACGAGCTCGAAAGCGCCCGCTCGTACTTGCTCGGACGCCTGCCCTTTGCCCGTGAGACGGCCCGCCAGTGGGCCGACCTGTTGGCGACGGCGGTGCTTTACGATCTGCCCCTCGATCGCCCCGGTTGGCGCGAACAGCGTCTCGAAGGACTCGACCGCGGCGCCGTCGAGGCGGCGGCACGGCGTCATCTCGATCCCCAGGCCCTGCGCGTCACCGTCGGGCTGCCGGCGGGCTGA